The proteins below are encoded in one region of Balaenoptera ricei isolate mBalRic1 chromosome 6, mBalRic1.hap2, whole genome shotgun sequence:
- the LOC132367109 gene encoding uncharacterized protein LOC132367109, producing the protein MVRATAAPEARPNLAVAAEVRLAVPWPRTMSAAQRGAAAKGAGARGASDSQERRGDLSPSSLRNRQRLRTQHPRPRAPPRCRLSPPPVPRAGRNPPDGRTVCSEPAPLERCHTWRSQVYSTENAPEALGEETARESEQPFGGEVRLELRRAANPTVLFRCLVLPLQPRTPTFKRVTAGRLERSSRASLGVSLNPLAGLGLLAHVPACGVWDTPSLLGCVPSYDKRELQFHFPARKQLSDFLQTLQSQQPAFQSKVSWLMSLTLAQPIRRAFRRPALHTCKREEL; encoded by the exons ATGGTGCGGGCGACAGCAGCCCCGGAGGCGCGGCCAAACTTGGCGGTGGCTGCGGAGGTTCGGCTCGCCGTGCCCTGGCCTCGGACGATGAGCGCGGCGCAGCGCGGCGCAGCGGCCaagggggcgggggcgcggggcgcTTCCGACTCGCAGGAGCGCCGAGGCGACCTCAGCCCCTCATCTTTACGTAACCGGCAGCGCCTCCGCACGCAGCATCCACGGCCCCGGGCTCCGCCGCGCTGCCGCCTCTCGCCGCCTCCGGTGCCCAGAGCCGGGCGCAATCCCCCCGACGGGCGCACAGTCTGCTCCGAGCCGGCTCCCCTGGAAAGATGCCACACGTGGCGGTCGCAAGTTTATTCGACCGAAAACGCCCCCGAGGCGCTGGGAGAGGAAACTGCAAGAGAG TCAGAACAGCCTTTCGGTGGAGAGGTGCGTCTAGAACTGAGGCGTGCGGCCAATCCGACAGTTCTGTTTCGATGCCTCGTGCTACCTCTACAGCCTCGAACGCCGACATTTAAAAGGGTAACAGCCGGGAGGCTGGAAAGGAGCAGCCGCGCATCTTTGGGAGTGTCTCTCAATCCCTTAGCCGGTCTAGGCCTCTTGGCTCACGTTCCAGCTTGCGGAGTGTGGGATACACCTTCCCTACTCGGTTGCGTTCCTTCTTATGACAAAAGAGAACTTCAGTTTCATTTTCCAGCTCGCAAACAGTTAAGTGACTTCCTGCAAACGCTACAGTCCCAGCAACCAGCCTTCCAATCAAAAGTAAGTTGGTTGATGTCACTGACATTGGCTCAGCCAATCAGAAGGGCATTCCGAAGGCCAGCGCTGCACACTTGTAAACGCGAAGAGCTGTAG